CGGCGACTGAGGGCGGTGGTCGGGGGCGAACGCGGTCGAAAACGTCGTTGCAGAGTGCAGCATTTACCGGCACAGCACGGCTAATGTCGCACGAGCCCGCTCAATGCCGCGAGAATCACCGGCATAGGCACCGGCTTGACGAAATGATGGTTGAAGCCCGAGCGCAGCGACTCGCTTCTTTCCTCGGCACGTTCGAGCCCCGTGACCGCGACCAGCGTGGGCGCCGGCACGTCGCCCACGTAGCGGATTCGCCGCGCCACCGCGCGCCCGTCCAGACGCGGCATTTCGACGTCCAGCAAGGCGGCATCCGGATGCCAGTCGCAGTACTGGGCCAGCGCGTCGAGGCCGTTGCGCGCGGTCCGGATGTCGAAACCATGCGCGGTGAAAAAGAGTACGTAAGCGGCCAGCAGATTCGCGTCGTCGTCGGCGATCAGAAGGCGTGCGGCTCGTTGATGGGCCATCCGATTTCCCTCAGGTTATGTTCCTTGTGTTCCTGTTTAGTGAGCAATTTGAAGTCCTGATAGAAATCAGGCTTGGGAAAGTGTGCTTTCAGGCTGGGTATCGACGATATATATCGCAAGGATCCGGTTCATAACGGACGTTGCGCGAAGCGAATCTACAAGCTGGGCGACGGCATTTGCGCATCGATCATTCTTTCCGACGGTAGCCGTTTCGGTAATCTGTGCGCGCGTGCCTGCGTGTGCCCTGCGTGTGGCGCGCGTGTGCCCCGCGTGTGCCCGTTTACGCGGCCTGCGCAATTGCCTCTCGCGCGATCCGCATGTCGGTGTGCATGGCCTCCTTTTCATCGCGCCATGCGCTGTCTTCTCCCCATGCGCGTTCAACGCTCTCGCCGATCGCACTGCCCACCAGAATGACCGCAGGGCTGCCGAAGCCCGCGCTCACCGCATCCACGGCAAGGCGATCGAGGCGGCTCATCAGGCGCCGCTCGTTGCCGCCCCCAGCCCACTGCACGACGGCGGCCGGCGTGTCGGCGGGCAGGTTCGCGAGCAACGCGGCCGCAATACTGTCGATGCGCCGCATCCCCATATAGATGGCCAACGTGGTGCCGGTCGCCGCCAATGCGGCCCAATCGGGCTCGCCGTGATCTTCCGTGTGCGCGGTGACGAAACTCACGCCGTGGCAATGGCGGCGGTGCGTGAGCGAAATGCCCAGCCCTGCGGCGGCCGCGAATCCCGACGAGATGCCGTTGACGATTTCCACCGGAATATTGGCGCCGCGTAATGCGGCGAGCTCCTCGCCGGCACGCCCGAACAGCAGCGCTTCGCCGCCCTTGACGCGAACCACGTGCAAGCCCTTGAGCGCGTAGCGCCGCATCAGGCGTTCGATAAACGCTTGCGGCGTAGACCGGCAGCCGCCGCGCTTGCCGACGTGGATCACCCGTGCTTGCGGCGCCAGCGTCACGATCTCGGGATTCGCGAGGTCGTCCAGCAGCACGACGTCGGCGGCCGCCAGCGCTTTCGCGGCTTTCAGCGTGAGCAGATCGAGATCGCCCGGGCCTGCGCTCAATAAGGTGACCTTGCCGGTGTTCGGGTTCATCGCGATGTCCTTCGCTTCTGTGTCGGCCGGCGATAGTTGAATCGCCGGCGCCAAATAAAAAAACGGCGTCCGCTCGCGATGGTCACGAGGGGACGCCGTTGTCCGTTTGCTGCCTGGTGGGTACTGCTTCCCGACTTCGAGTGGGACGAAACACCGCGTTGTGGTTCGTCCGGGATTGGTACGTATTGCGTGTCAGGGCCGCTGCATTGCCATGACGGTATGCAGAGTTATGCAAGGACTACGCCACGCATCGACAACGGACGCTCGATGCCTTGCCGCGCCTCGCCGCCACCGCAAAAAACGCCTGCCAACGCACCGCTTGCGTGCCCGCACCTCGCACGCACACAGTGCTGCGTCGCACCATACGTGTGCTTCGCTGCATCGAAACGCGTCGCGCGCCGGGTTCACCGCACGCGCGTGCCATTTGCCCCGAAGCCCCGCACAGCGGCCTTTCCCCACGCGTTTCCTGCAATTGGCACAGGCCTTGCATTAAGCCGTGCCATCGGATCAACGTGGATCCGTCGCGAGTGCAACACAAAGTACTCGCCGCAGGACAGGTCAGGACAACGGCGTCCCCCGAATTCAGTCATCGACTGGGTTCGCGGGACGCCGTTTTTATTTCCGGATCGCTTTCGCCCCATGCCGCAAGACGGCGCCCGCAACCAGCACATTGAGGAAACCGCGCTCATGAAAATCATCGTTATCGGTCACGGCATGGTCGGGCACAAACTGGTCGAGTGCCTCGCACAAGACGCCGCGCACGGCCTCGACATCACGGTGCTGTGCGAAGAGTCGAGGCCGGCCTACGACCGCGTGCACCTGTCCGAGTTTTTCGCGGGCAAGACGGCGGACGATCTGTCGCTGGTCGAGCCGGGTTTCTTCGAACGCCAGAACGTGTTGCTCAAGCTGAACGCGAAAGCCGTGGCGATCGATCGCGATGCGCGCACCGTGACGGTATCGACGGGTGAAACATTGCCTTATGACAAGCTGGTTTTCGCCACCGGCTCCTATCCGTTCGTGCCGCCCGTGCAGGGGCGAGAGCGCGCCGATTGCTTCGTGTACCGAACCATCGACGATCTCGAAGCCATGCATGAATGCGGTGCGCGCTCGAAGACGGGCACGGTGGTCGGCGGCGGCTTGCTTGGTCTCGAATGCGCGAAGGCACTGCGCGACATGGGTCTGCAAACCCACGTGGTCGAATTCGCGCCGCGTCTGATGGCCGTGCAGGTGGACGACGGCGGCGGCCGCGTGCTGCGCACGAAGATCGAAGAGCTGGGCGTGACGGTGCATACGCAGAAGAACACCACGGCGATCGTGGACGGCGAAGCGGGCACGCACCGCATGCAATTCGCGGACGGCAGCCATCTCGACACCGACATGATCGTGTTCTCAGCGGGCATTCGCCCGCGCGACGATCTGGCGCGCGAAAGCGGTCTGACGCTCGGCCCGCGCGGCGGCATCGTGATCGATAACGCGTGCCGCACCAGCGATCCGCACATCTATGCGATCGGCGAATGCGCGCTGTGGAACGGCCAACTGTTCGGCCTCGTGGCGCCGGGTTATGAAATGGCCCGCGCGGTGGCGAAGCAATTGCTCGGTGGCGCGGCCGAATTCGCCGGCGCCGACATGAGCACCAAGCTCAAGCTGATGGGCGTGGACGTGGCGAGTATCGGCGACGCGCATGGCAGCACGCCGGGCAGCCGCGCCTACCAGTTCAGCGACGAACGCAAGCAGGTCTACAAGAAACTGGTGGTGTCCGAATGCGGCAAATACCTGCTGGGCGGCGTGATGGTGGGCGACGCGAGCGAGTACGGCACGCTCTTGCAGATGATGTTGAACCGCATCGAGTTACCGGCATCGCCTGAATTCCTGATCCTGCCGCAGGCGGACGGCAACGCGAAGCCCGCGCTCGGCGTCGAGGCGTTGCCCGCCGGCGCGCAGATCTGCTCGTGCAACAACGTCTCGAAGGGCGAGCTATGCGCCGCCGTCTGCGCGGGCGCGACCGACATCGGCGCGCTCAAAGGCGCGACCGGCGCCGGCACCTCGTGCGGCGGCTGCGTGCCGCTCGTTACCCAGGTGATGAAGGCCGAGATGAAGAAGCAGGGTCTCGTGGTCAACAATCACGTTTGCGAGCACTTCCCGTATTCGCGCCAGGAGCTGTATCACATCGTGCGTGTGGAAGGCGTGCGCAGCTTCGGCGCACTGCTCGCGAAGCACGGCCACGGTCTCGGTTGCGATATCTGCAAGCCGGTGGTGGCGAGCATTCTCGCGTCGTGCTGGAACGAGTTCGTGCTGAAGAAGGAACACGCCGCGTTGCAGGACACCAACGACTACTACCTCGCCAACATCCAGCGCGACGGCACCTATTCGGTCGTGCCGCGTATGGCGGGCGGCGAAGTGACGCCCGACGGTTTGATCGCGGTCGGCCAGGTGGCGAAGAAATACGGCCTCTACACGAAAATCACCGGCGGTCAGCGTGTCGATCTGTTTGGCGCGCGCGTCGAGCAATTGCCGCTCATCTGGGAAGAACTGATCGCCGCCGGTTTCGAATCTGGCCACGCGTACGGCAAGTCGCTGCGCACCGTGAAGTCGTGTGTCGGTTCGACGTGGTGCCGCTATGGCGTAGGCGATTCGGTGGGTCTCGCGGTCGAGATCGAGAACCGCTACAAGGGTCTGCGCACGCCGCACAAGATCAAGTTCGGCGTGTCGGGCTGCACGCGTGAATGCGCGGAAGCGCAGGGCAAGGACGTCGGCATCATCGCGACCGAGAAGGGCTGGAATCTCTATGTGTGCGGCAACGGCGGCATGAAACCGCGCCACGCTGAACTGCTCGCATCGGACCTCGATCAGGAAACGCTGGTGCGCTACATCGACCGCTTCCTGATGTTCTACGTGCGCACCGCCGATCGTCTGCAACGCACCAGCGTGTGGCGCGACAACCTCGAGGGCGGCCTTGAATATCTGATCGACGTGGTCGTCAACGATCGTCTCGGGGTGGCCGGCGAACTCGAGTCAGAGATGCAGCACGTGGTCGACACCTACGAGTGCGAATGGAAGAAGGCTGTCACCGATCCCGAAACGCGCAAGCGCTTCCGTCATTTCGTCAACAGCAGCGAGTCCGACAGCAACATCGCTTTCGTGGAGGAACGTGGTCAGATCCGACCGGCCACGCCCGCCGAGCGACGCTCGAAGCTCGCCGCGATTCCCGTGGTCGCCGAAACCGTCTGATTGATCTGCACTATTCACCAAGGACTTCCGCCATGAAAAACGATCGCCTGCCACGCTCCTGGACGCCCGTTTGCCAGCTCGACGACATCGTGCCCAACACGGGTGTTTGCGCGCTCGTCAACGGCGAGCAGGTGGCGGTTTTTCACGTGACCGGCGGCGGTGACGCTGACGTCACCGTCTACGCGATCGAAAACTTCGACCCGGGCTCGCAGGCGGCGGTGCTTTCTCGCGGGCTGATCGGCAGCCTCGGTGAACGCATCGTGGTCGCCTCGCCGATCTACAAGCATCACTTCGACCTGCGGACCGGCGAGTGTCTGGAAACACCGGCGTATTCCGTTGACGCGTTCGCCGCGCGAGTGGAAAACGGCCAGGTGTGGGTCGCCGTCTGAGCGGCTGATCGTCTGAAACTTTTTTCGAACCACGTTGCCCGCCATGTCATCCACCAGCGTAAAAACCGTGTGCCCCTACTGCGGCGTTGGCTGCGGCATGGTGCTGCACGTCGAGGGCGGCCAGGTGGTGAAAATCTCCGGTGACAAGGAGCATCCGGCCAATTTCGGACGGCTGTGCACGAAGGGCCAGTCGGCGCACGTCGCGTTGCGCAAGTCGGGACGTCTGGAGGGCGCGTTCGTGCGTCATGCGCGCGGTCAGGATCCGGTGCCGTTGCCCATGACGCAGGCGATCAGCACCACGGCAGCGCGTTTGCGCGGCCTGCTCGATGAACATGGACCGGACGCGCTGTCGTTCTACGTTTCCGGGCAGATGTCGATCGAGGCGCAATACCTCGTCAACAAGCTTGCCAAAGGTTTTGTCGGCACCAACAACATCGAATCGAATTCGCGCCTGTGCATGGCGAGCGCGGGCAGCGGCTACAAACTCTCGCTCGGCGCGGACGGCCCGCCGGGATCGTACGAAGATATCGATCACGCCGACCTGTTCTTCGTGATCGGCGCGAATATGGCCGACTGTCACCCGATTCTGTTCCTGCGCATGATGGATCGCGTGAAGGCCGGCGCCAAACTGATCGTCGTCGATCCGCGCCGCAACACGACGGCGGAGAAGGCCGATCTTTTCATGCAGATCAAGCCGGGCACCGATCTCGCGTTGCTCAATGGCCTGCTGCATCTGCTGCACGAAAACGGCCATACTGATGCCGCTTTTATCGCCGAGGCCACCGAAGGCTGGGATGCGATGCCCGCGTTTCTCGCCGACTACACGCCGGAGAAAGTCGCGCAGATCACCGGCCTTGCCGCCGACGAAATCCGTGCGGCCGCACAGATGATCGGCACAGCCAACGAGTGGATCAGTTGCTGGACGATGGGCCTGAATCAGAGCACGCACGGCACATGGCACACCAACGCGATCTGCAATCTGCATCTCGCGACGGGCAAGATCTGCCGGCGCGGCAGCGGGCCGTTTTCGTTGACCGGCCAGCCCAACGCAATGGGCGGCCGCGAAATGGGTTACATGGGGCCGGGTTTGCCGGGCCAGCGTTCGGTGCTGGTCGAAGAAGACCGCGCGTTTATCGAAGACCTATGGCGCATTCCGAAGGGCACGCTCAAGCCCGAAGCGGGCAACGGCACCATCGACATGTTCACGCGCATGGCGGCGGGCGAGATCAAGGCGTGCTGGATCATCTGCACGAATCCGGTGGCGAGCGTGGCGAATCGCCAGAACGCGATCGACGGATTGCGTGCGGCGCAACTCGTGATCGCGCAAGACGCTTTCCTCGACACCGAGACCAACCGCTATGCCGACGTGTTATTGCCCGGCGCGCTCTGGGCTGAAGCCGAAGGCGTGATGATCAACTCGGAGCGCAATCTCACGCTGATGCAAAAGGGCATCGAGCCGCCGGGCGCCGCGCTGCCGGACTGGCAGATCATCGCGCGTATCGCCTGCGAAATGGGTTACGCCGAAAGCTTCACCTACGCGAGCGCCGAGGAAGT
This genomic stretch from Paraburkholderia dioscoreae harbors:
- a CDS encoding response regulator encodes the protein MAHQRAARLLIADDDANLLAAYVLFFTAHGFDIRTARNGLDALAQYCDWHPDAALLDVEMPRLDGRAVARRIRYVGDVPAPTLVAVTGLERAEERSESLRSGFNHHFVKPVPMPVILAALSGLVRH
- the cobA gene encoding uroporphyrinogen-III C-methyltransferase, with translation MNPNTGKVTLLSAGPGDLDLLTLKAAKALAAADVVLLDDLANPEIVTLAPQARVIHVGKRGGCRSTPQAFIERLMRRYALKGLHVVRVKGGEALLFGRAGEELAALRGANIPVEIVNGISSGFAAAAGLGISLTHRRHCHGVSFVTAHTEDHGEPDWAALAATGTTLAIYMGMRRIDSIAAALLANLPADTPAAVVQWAGGGNERRLMSRLDRLAVDAVSAGFGSPAVILVGSAIGESVERAWGEDSAWRDEKEAMHTDMRIAREAIAQAA
- the nirB gene encoding nitrite reductase large subunit NirB, with protein sequence MKIIVIGHGMVGHKLVECLAQDAAHGLDITVLCEESRPAYDRVHLSEFFAGKTADDLSLVEPGFFERQNVLLKLNAKAVAIDRDARTVTVSTGETLPYDKLVFATGSYPFVPPVQGRERADCFVYRTIDDLEAMHECGARSKTGTVVGGGLLGLECAKALRDMGLQTHVVEFAPRLMAVQVDDGGGRVLRTKIEELGVTVHTQKNTTAIVDGEAGTHRMQFADGSHLDTDMIVFSAGIRPRDDLARESGLTLGPRGGIVIDNACRTSDPHIYAIGECALWNGQLFGLVAPGYEMARAVAKQLLGGAAEFAGADMSTKLKLMGVDVASIGDAHGSTPGSRAYQFSDERKQVYKKLVVSECGKYLLGGVMVGDASEYGTLLQMMLNRIELPASPEFLILPQADGNAKPALGVEALPAGAQICSCNNVSKGELCAAVCAGATDIGALKGATGAGTSCGGCVPLVTQVMKAEMKKQGLVVNNHVCEHFPYSRQELYHIVRVEGVRSFGALLAKHGHGLGCDICKPVVASILASCWNEFVLKKEHAALQDTNDYYLANIQRDGTYSVVPRMAGGEVTPDGLIAVGQVAKKYGLYTKITGGQRVDLFGARVEQLPLIWEELIAAGFESGHAYGKSLRTVKSCVGSTWCRYGVGDSVGLAVEIENRYKGLRTPHKIKFGVSGCTRECAEAQGKDVGIIATEKGWNLYVCGNGGMKPRHAELLASDLDQETLVRYIDRFLMFYVRTADRLQRTSVWRDNLEGGLEYLIDVVVNDRLGVAGELESEMQHVVDTYECEWKKAVTDPETRKRFRHFVNSSESDSNIAFVEERGQIRPATPAERRSKLAAIPVVAETV
- the nirD gene encoding nitrite reductase small subunit NirD, coding for MKNDRLPRSWTPVCQLDDIVPNTGVCALVNGEQVAVFHVTGGGDADVTVYAIENFDPGSQAAVLSRGLIGSLGERIVVASPIYKHHFDLRTGECLETPAYSVDAFAARVENGQVWVAV